A single Anopheles funestus chromosome 2RL, idAnoFuneDA-416_04, whole genome shotgun sequence DNA region contains:
- the LOC125766018 gene encoding alanine--tRNA ligase, cytoplasmic, translating to MDTSLTASQIRSIFLNFFKEKEHLYVHSSSVIPLDDPTLLFANAGMNQFKPIFLGTVDPNSDMARWVRTANTQKCIRAGGKHNDLDDVGKDVYHHTFFEMLGNWSFGDYFKKEICTWAWELLTDRLKLPKERLYVTYFGGHPESGLEPDLECREIWLKLGVKEEHILPGSMKDNFWEMGETGPCGPCSELHFDRIGDRSVPELVNMDDPDVLEIWNLVFIQYNREQDGSLKLLPKKHIDCGMGFERLVSVIQDKRSNYDTDVFVPLFDAIQKGTGAPAYQGRVGADDSDGVDMAYRVLADHARTITIALADGGFPDNTGRGYVLRRILRRAVRYATEKLNAKPGFFATLVDTVVLLLGDTFPEVRKDPLHIKHVINEEEQQFLKTLTRGRNLLNRTIAKLGDSKVIPGDVAWRLYDTYGFPIDLTQLMTEEKQMTIDMEGYEKAKHESYIISQGKEKSKTATIDLDVHAISELQERKVPTTDDSGKYRYKAESIDPLAQYVFEPCTGRIVALRHNNAFVQEVLAGQECGVLLDRTNFYAESGGQIYDQGYLVKVNDESSEFNVSLVYNRGGYILHIGVVEGTLRVGDEVHCHMDSMRRQLTMKNHSATHALNHSLLQVLGQDTDQRGSLVVPEKLRFDFTNKSAMTIEQVAEAERLTRDVVKRNVQVYAKEAKLSVAKTIRGLRSVFDEVYPDPVRVISFGVPVEQLESDPTGEAGVINSVEFCGGTHLHQSGHMVDFVITTEEAIAKGIRRIVALTGPEALKALKKTELLEQELTQLKATIESDKEGKDAREHVKKIVELTDDVSQATIPYVKKDELRTVLKTIKKTLDDKERVARAAVASGVVEKAKELSQAHRDAPFMVQRLEALNNTKALDSALKEVRKVNPEQSALFLSVDEESKKIFCLASVPKSAVEKGLKANEWISHIAPVMGGKGGGKPESAQASGGNYDKADEILELARLFAASKLE from the coding sequence ATGGATACCTCACTAACCGCTTCGCAGATTCGGAGCATTTTCCTGAACTTCTTCAAGGAGAAGGAACATCTGTACGTGCATTCGTCGTCGGTAATACCGCTCGATGATCCGACGCTACTGTTCGCGAATGCGGGCATGAACCAGTTCAAGCCCATCTTTCTCGGTACGGTCGATCCGAACAGCGACATGGCTCGGTGGGTGCGGACGGCCAACACGCAGAAGTGCATCCGTGCCGGCGGCAAGCACAACGATCTGGACGACGTCGGTAAGGATGTGTACCATCATACGTTCTTCGAGATGCTGGGCAACTGGTCGTTCGGGGACTACTTCAAGAAGGAGATCTGTACGTGGGCCTGGGAGTTGCTGACGGATCGACTGAAGCTGCCGAAGGAGCGGCTGTACGTGACGTACTTCGGTGGGCATCCGGAGTCGGGTTTGGAACCGGATCTCGAGTGTCGCGAGATTTGGTTGAAGCTGGGCGTGAAGGAGGAACACATCCTGCCGGGAAGCATGAAGGATAACTTCTGGGAGATGGGTGAGACGGGACCGTGCGGACCGTGTTCGGAGCTGCACTTTGATCGTATCGGTGATCGAAGTGTACCGGAGCTGGTAAACATGGACGATCCGGATGTGCTGGAAATTTGGAATTTGGTGTTCATTCAGTACAACCGCGAGCAGGATGGATCGTTGAAGTTGCTGCCGAAGAAACACATCGATTGTGGTATGGGGTTCGAGCGGTTGGTATCGGTGATACAGGACAAGCGGTCCAACTATGATACGGATGTGTTTGTGCCGCTGTTCGATGCGATCCAGAAAGGAACGGGCGCTCCGGCTTATCAGGGGCGCGTGGGAGCGGATGATAGTGATGGTGTCGATATGGCTTACCGTGTGTTAGCGGATCATGCCCGTACGATCACGATCGCGCTTGCTGATGGCGGCTTCCCAGATAATACTGGTCGTGGGTACGTGTTGCGACGCATTTTGCGCCGTGCGGTACGTTATGCGACAGAGAAGCTTAACGCAAAGCCCGGATTCTTTGCGACGCTTGTCGATACGGTTGTGTTGCTGCTGGGCGATACTTTCCCGGAGGTGCGTAAAGATCCGCTACACATAAAGCACGTGATCAATGAGGAGGAGCAACAGTTCCTGAAGACGCTTACCCGTGGGCGCAATCTGCTGAACAGGACGATCGCCAAGCTGGGCGACAGTAAGGTAATTCCGGGCGATGTTGCATGGCGGCTGTACGATACGTACGGCTTTCCGATCGATCTGACCCAGCTGATGACGGAGGAAAAGCAGATGACGATCGACATGGAAGGGTACGAGAAGGCAAAGCACGAATCGTACATCATTTCGCAGGGCAAGGAAAAGTCCAAGACGGCCACGATCGATCTGGATGTGCACGCCATCTCGGAGTTGCAGGAGCGCAAGGTACCGACGACGGATGATTCCGGCAAGTACCGGTACAAGGCggaatcgatcgatccgtTAGCGCAGTACGTGTTCGAACCGTGCACCGGGCGTATCGTGGCGCTGCGCCATAACAATGCCTTCGTGCAGGAGGTACTGGCCGGCCAGGAGTGTGGCGTTCTGCTGGATCGCACGAACTTTTACGCGGAAAGTGGTGGCCAGATCTACGACCAGGGCTATCTGGTGAAGGTGAACGACGAGAGCAGCGAGTTTAATGTGTCGCTCGTGTACAACCGCGGTGGCTACATACTGCACATCGGTGTCGTCGAAGGTACGTTGCGCGTGGGTGATGAGGTCCACTGCCACATGGATAGCATGCGCCGCCAGCTGACGATGAAGAATCATTCGGCAACGCACGCGCTGAACCATtcgctgctgcaggtgcttgGACAGGATACGGATCAGCGGGGTTCGTTGGTGGTGCCCGAGAAGCTGCGGTTCGATTTCACCAACAAATCGGCAATGACAATCGAACAGGTAGCCGAAGCCGAACGATTAACGCGCGACGTTGTGAAGCGAAACGTGCAGGTGTATGCGAAGGAAGCAAAGCTATCCGTTGCTAAAACGATCCGTGGCCTACGGTCCGTGTTCGATGAAGTTTATCCCGATCCGGTGCGTGTGATTTCGTTCGGCGTGCCGGTGGAACAGCTGGAATCCGATCCAACCGGTGAGGCGGGTGTGATCAATTCGGTTGAATTTTGCGGCGGTACTCATCTGCATCAGTCGGGCCATATGGTAGATTTCGTGATTACAACCGAGGAAGCGATCGCTAAAGGTATCCGGCGTATCGTCGCCCTTACCGGACCGGAAGCACTGAAGGCGCTGAAAAAGACGGAACTGTTGGAGCAGGAGCTTACCCAACTGAAAGCCACGATCGAGAGTGATAAGGAGGGCAAGGATGCGAGAGAACACGTGAAGAAGATTGTCGAGCTGACGGACGATGTGTCGCAGGCAACTATACCGTACGTGAAGAAGGACGAACTCCGCACGGTACTGAAGACGATCAAGAAGACGCTCGACGATAAGGAGCGTGTTGCGAGGGCAGCCGTTGCCAGCGGTGTCGTCGAGAAGGCAAAGGAACTGTCCCAAGCGCACCGTGACGCACCGTTTATGGTGCAGCGGCTAGAAGCGCTCAACAACACGAAAGCGCTCGATTCCGCGCTGAAGGAGGTGCGCAAGGTTAATCCGGAACAGTCCGCCCTGTTCCTGTCGGTGGATGAAGAGTCGAAAAAGATCTTCTGTCTGGCAAGCGTACCGAAATCGGCCGTCGAGAAGGGACTGAAGGCAAACGAATGGATCTCGCACATTGCACCGGTAATGGGTGGAAAGGGTGGCGGTAAACCCGAATCGGCTCAAGCATCCGGTGGTAATTACGATAAGGCGGACGAGATTCTGGAGCTGGCACGCCTTTTCGCTGCTTCAAAGCTGGAGTAA
- the LOC125766019 gene encoding mitochondrial ribosome-associated GTPase 2: MWSSILRTFVNRHNQTVLPARRMLLVNVAQYSNQRVAVPLRSKKPKSSKPTTQYFVDSRHVRTVGGNGGDGCVSFLRLWCNENAGPDGGDGGNGGHVVLQASQDVKDLNHITSLLRADDGERGATKDCHGRNANHTVVKVPIGTIVRNPQGKVVGDLDNEGMMFVAARGGAGGKGNHFFKSDLEQAPQVAEFGATGEETVYSLELRSMAHIGFIGLPNAGKSTLLRAISRARPKVAAYPFTTLKPHLGIVQYDDYEQIAVADLPGLIEGSHKNKGLGIQFLKHAERCNALLFVVDASADEPWIHYHTLMHELSMFSEELVSRPRFIIANKIDLPGAERNVELLAHHVDVPVIPISAKMGTNIAEMLHEIRVVYESCREQKEQRPEQTSSEK, from the exons atGTGGAGCTCTATTTTACGTACCTTTGTAAATCGTCATAACCAAACAGTGTTACCAGCAAGACGTATGCTGCTGGTAAACGTTGCACAGTATTCAAATCAACGTGTGGCCGTTCCACTGCGAAGCAAAAAGCCCAAATCCAGCAAACCaacg ACACAATACTTTGTGGATAGCCGACATGTTCGTACCGTCGGTGGTAatggtggtgatggatgcGTTTCCTTTCTTCGCCTCTGGTGTAACGAAAACGCCGGACCAgacggtggtgatggtggcaaTGGGGGGCACGTAGTGCTGCAAGCATCACAGGATGTAAAAGATTTGAACCACATAACCTCACTGCTGCGTGCGGACGATGGTGAACGTGGCGCAACGAAAGATTGTCACGGAAGGAATGCTAACCACACGGTGGTTAAGGTACCGATCGGAACGATCGTTAGGAATCCGCAAGGAAAGGTGGTGGGAGATCTGGACAACGAAGGCATGATGTTTGTAGCGGCCCGTGGTGGTGCCGGTGGAAAGGGAAACCATTTTTTCAAGAGTGATCTTGAACAAGCACCACAGGTAGCGGAATTCGGTGCCACCGGAGAAGAAACGGTGTACTCGCTGGAACTTCGCAGTATGGCACACATCGGATTCATTGGACTTCCAAACGCAGGGAAGAGTACACTGTTGCGTGCCATTAGTCGAGCACGTCCGAAGGTAGCCGCTTATCCATTTACCACTCTGAAGCCCCATCTAGGTATTGTGCAGTACGACGATTACGAACAGATTGCTGTGGCGGACCTACCCGGATTGATTGAAGGTTCGCACAAAAACAAAGGTCTTGGCATACAGTTTCTCAAGCACGCGGAACGTTGCAATGCGCTGCTGTTCGTGGTGGATGCATCGGCCGATGAACCGTGGATTCACTATCACACACTCATGCACGAATTAAGCATGTTTAGCGAGGAACTGGTATCGCGACCACGCTTCATAATAGCGAACAAAATCGATCTTCCCGGAGCGGAACGGAACGTGGAACTGTTGGCCCATCATGTGGACGTACCGGTCATACCGATCAGTGCCAAGATGGGCACAAATATAGCCGAAATGCTTCATGAGATTCGTGTCGTTTACGAATCGTGTCGGGAACAGAAGGAACAACGACCTGAACAAACTTCCTCGGAAAAGTGA
- the LOC125760538 gene encoding WD repeat-containing protein 82 codes for MKLIDSVVRSFKVAKVFRENTDKINAIDFSANGEMLISCSEDDQIVLYDCEKGTQIRTVNSKKYGVDLIHFTHANNTAIHSSTKVDDTIRYLSLHDNKYLRYFPGHTKKVISLNISPVEDTFLSGSLDKTLRLWDLRSPNCQGVMQLNGRPVAAYDPEGLIFAAGVNSESIKLYDLRSFDKGPFVTFKLNQEKECDWTGLKFSRDGKTILISTNGSIIRLIDAFHGTPLQTFTGHLNNKGIPIEASFSPDSQFIFSGSTDGRVHVWNADTGYKICVLNGDHPGPVQCVQFNPKFMMLASACTNMAFWLPTGEE; via the exons ATGAAGCTCATCGACTCGGTCGTGAGGAGCTTCAAGGTGGCGAAGGTGTTCCGTGAGAACACGGACAAAATCAATGCCATCGACTTTTCCGCCAACGGTGAGATGCTGATATCGTGCAGTGAGGACGATCAGATTGTGCTGTACGATTGCGAGAAGGGTACGCAGATCCGGACGGTTAACTCGAAAAAGTACGGTGTCGATCTGATACACTTCACACACGCGAACAACACGGCAATACACAGCTCGACCAAGGTGGACGATACGATCCGGTACCTGAGTTTGCACGACAACAAATACCTGCGGTACTTTCCCGGCCACACGAAGAAAGTGATCTCGTTGAACATTTCCCCGGTGGAGGATACGTTTCTGTCCGGATCGCTCGACAAGACGCTCCGGTTGTGGGATCTCCGTTCGCCCAACTGTCAGGGTGTGATGCAGCTAAATGGCCGCCCGGTGGCGGCGTACGATCCGGAAGGTTTAATTTTTGCCGCTGGCGTTAATTCGGAAAGTATAAAGCTTTACGATTTGCGCTCGTTCGATAAGGGACCGTTTGTGACGTTCAAATTGAATCAGGAGAAGGAATGTGACTGGACGGGGTTAAAGTTTTCGCGGGACGGGAAAACCATTCTCATCAGTACGAACGGTTCCATCATACGGTTAATTGATGCCTTCCACGGAACACCTCTGCAAACGTTTACAG GACATCTAAACAATAAGGGTATTCCAATCGAAGCCTCTTTCAGTCCGGACTCGCAGTTTATCTTTTCCGGCAGTACGGACGGACGAGTGCACGTGTGGAACGCTGACACTGGGTACAAAATATGTGTCCTAAACGGTGACCATCCTGGCCCGGTACAGTGCGTACAGTTTAATCCGAAGTTTATGATGCTTGCGTCCGCCTGCACCAACATGGCATTCTGGTTGCCGACCGGGGAGGAATAG